In Candidatus Hydrogenedentota bacterium, the sequence GTGACGGGACAGGAGCTTCGGGCTCTTGCCACTCCGTCGGTGGCTCGGACTCCTTCTGGCGGCGCTCCCGAGTCAGCGCCAAAAGAAGCGGCGCGCGTTGCGCCAGTAAGTCCTCAGCCTACCCAGGCTGACGCGGCGTCGAGTGTGGAATCGGCAGTTCAGCGAGGAGGTACCAGGCTTCGTGTAGACGACGGCACCAAGCGCATTGTTGCTCAAATCCTGGACGAGAATCGCGAGGTCATCAAGCAGATACCGCCTGA encodes:
- a CDS encoding flagellar protein FlaG, producing MGVPSVTGQELRALATPSVARTPSGGAPESAPKEAARVAPVSPQPTQADAASSVESAVQRGGTRLRVDDGTKRIVAQILDENREVIKQIPPEDLLQIAARLRQLEGLLFDSDA